From Erwinia sp. HDF1-3R, one genomic window encodes:
- the ydfG gene encoding bifunctional NADP-dependent 3-hydroxy acid dehydrogenase/3-hydroxypropionate dehydrogenase YdfG, with the protein MIVFVTGATAGFGESITRRFIAQGHKVIATGRRNERLQALKDELGDNLYTLQLDVRNRAGIEEALGSLPAEWRNIDVLVNNAGLALGIEPAHKANVDDWDAMIDTNNKGLVYMTRAVLPAMVERDVGHIINIGSIAGSWPYAGGNVYGATKAFVRQFSLNLRTDLHGTALRVTDIEPGLVGGTEFSNVRFKGDDAKAGSVYDGTEPLTAEDITEAVYWVATLPKHVNINTLEMMPVGQTVAGLKVHKS; encoded by the coding sequence GCTTTATCGCTCAGGGTCATAAAGTCATAGCGACCGGACGCCGCAATGAACGTCTGCAAGCGCTGAAGGATGAGCTGGGTGACAATTTATACACGCTGCAGCTGGACGTACGTAATCGCGCCGGAATTGAAGAAGCGCTTGGCAGCCTGCCCGCTGAGTGGCGCAATATTGACGTGCTGGTCAATAATGCCGGGCTGGCTCTGGGTATTGAACCGGCTCATAAAGCCAATGTCGATGACTGGGACGCGATGATCGACACTAATAATAAGGGACTGGTTTATATGACCCGTGCCGTGCTGCCTGCCATGGTGGAGCGCGATGTGGGTCATATTATTAATATTGGTTCGATAGCGGGCAGCTGGCCTTATGCGGGCGGTAACGTTTACGGGGCGACCAAGGCTTTTGTGCGGCAGTTTAGCCTTAACCTGCGCACGGATTTGCACGGTACGGCGCTGCGCGTGACGGATATCGAGCCGGGCCTGGTGGGCGGCACCGAGTTTTCGAACGTCCGTTTTAAGGGCGACGATGCCAAAGCCGGGAGCGTTTACGACGGTACAGAGCCGTTGACGGCGGAGGATATCACCGAGGCGGTTTACTGGGTGGCGACGCTGCCTAAGCACGTGAATATTAATACGCTGGAGATGATGCCGGTTGGCCAGACCGTAGCGGGCCTGAAGGTCCATAAGAGCTGA